The following are from one region of the Fibrobacter sp. UWP2 genome:
- the fabG gene encoding 3-oxoacyl-[acyl-carrier-protein] reductase, with product MSEEVLNRKKAIVTGASRGIGFAVAQELAAQGHDVALISRSGCESQAADLAAKYGVKALSFACDVSDSAQVQEVFAAAIKELGGVDVLVNNAGITRDGLLMRMKDEDFDAVIQTNLRSVFLCTRAVTRTMMGARSGHIVNISSINALRGQAGQTNYAAAKAGVIGITRSNSREFASRGITVNAVAPGFIDTDMTAKLSDEVRAQYAAQIPLGRLGKPEDVAKTVAFLASDNAKYITGQIIGVDGGLNA from the coding sequence CCGCGGTATCGGCTTTGCCGTGGCGCAGGAACTGGCTGCCCAGGGCCATGATGTGGCGCTTATTTCTAGGAGCGGTTGTGAATCCCAGGCGGCAGACCTCGCTGCCAAGTACGGGGTCAAGGCCCTCTCGTTTGCCTGCGACGTGAGCGATTCCGCCCAGGTGCAGGAAGTCTTTGCCGCCGCCATCAAGGAGCTGGGCGGGGTGGACGTGCTGGTCAACAACGCCGGCATCACCCGCGACGGCCTTTTGATGCGCATGAAGGACGAGGACTTTGATGCGGTCATCCAGACGAACCTCCGCTCGGTTTTCCTCTGCACGAGGGCGGTTACGCGTACCATGATGGGCGCCCGCAGCGGCCATATTGTGAATATTTCTAGCATTAACGCCCTCCGTGGCCAGGCTGGCCAGACCAACTACGCCGCCGCCAAGGCGGGGGTCATCGGCATCACCCGGTCCAATTCAAGGGAGTTCGCCAGCCGTGGCATTACCGTGAACGCGGTCGCCCCCGGCTTCATCGATACCGACATGACGGCCAAACTGAGTGACGAGGTCCGGGCTCAGTATGCGGCCCAAATCCCCCTCGGACGCCTCGGAAAACCCGAAGATGTGGCAAAAACGGTGGCTTTTTTGGCCTCTGACAATGCGAAATACATCACTGGGCAAATAATTGGTGTGGATGGGGGCTTGAATGCCTAG
- the rnc gene encoding ribonuclease III, with protein sequence MLHKLLKLWFRQKSGDGLEAKLGYRFRDPELLAHALVHRSFLTGKDMPYENNNERLEFLGDSVLNMLTTEFLYKTYPDASEGDLSKQKSAIVSGHACAQSSKEWDLGEYIKIGKSEAKMGGRGKESILADAYEAVLGAVYLDGGLEEVRAILNKFHFPRVADIVTADDFVNFKSALLEYTQGKIHTAPEYVIIGEDGPEHQKVFTAEVHVNGKVYGKGQGPNKKKAEQEAARVALAALKAEDVEHAKNAPPEAAPEKPVKPKRFFRP encoded by the coding sequence ATGCTCCACAAATTGCTTAAACTCTGGTTTCGCCAGAAGTCCGGTGACGGGCTTGAGGCAAAGCTCGGGTATAGGTTCCGCGACCCCGAACTGCTGGCGCACGCCCTGGTGCACCGCTCGTTTTTGACGGGCAAGGACATGCCCTACGAGAACAACAACGAGCGCCTTGAGTTCTTGGGCGATTCCGTTTTGAACATGCTCACGACCGAGTTCCTTTACAAGACTTACCCCGACGCCTCGGAGGGCGACCTCTCCAAGCAAAAGAGCGCGATTGTCTCGGGCCACGCCTGTGCGCAGTCGTCCAAGGAATGGGACCTGGGTGAGTACATCAAGATAGGCAAGAGCGAGGCCAAGATGGGCGGTCGCGGCAAGGAGAGCATTCTGGCGGACGCCTACGAGGCGGTGCTTGGCGCCGTGTACCTGGACGGCGGTCTGGAAGAAGTCCGAGCCATTTTGAACAAGTTCCATTTCCCGCGGGTCGCCGACATTGTGACCGCCGATGACTTTGTGAATTTCAAGAGCGCCCTGTTGGAATACACCCAAGGCAAAATCCATACTGCCCCGGAGTACGTGATTATTGGCGAGGATGGGCCGGAGCACCAGAAGGTGTTTACCGCCGAGGTCCATGTGAACGGGAAGGTGTATGGCAAGGGTCAGGGTCCAAACAAAAAGAAGGCCGAACAGGAGGCTGCCCGCGTAGCGCTTGCGGCGCTCAAGGCCGAAGACGTGGAACACGCGAAGAACGCCCCGCCCGAAGCTGCCCCCGAGAAACCCGTCAAACCCAAGAGATTTTTTAGACCGTAG
- a CDS encoding ABC transporter substrate-binding protein has product MMKRKIVIAALIVSAMTLTACNEQDASKTAKSAGGELNCPEQPADSTATGEFDPVASKDARPCGAITLWGSAMPKSFNMWEDYNSFSAELMGMMFEPLVSLHSTEDREVGILADRWEVGDDGKTFTFHVDERARWSDGKPVTAEDVQFYYDVIMDEKNLTPIFKVGLSRFERPEILDSLTLRMTAKEVHWGNFWEAAGMLAFPKHVWAGKDFNQIRYEFPVVSGPYIIKTFREDRFVELKRRADWWGFHKNWNRGKYNFQKIRYRFMNDQTKALEAFKKQDINAYAIYTSSIWMKQTDFDAVQKGWAVKQRIFNKEPIGFQGMAINLRKPAFQDVRVRRALSMLLNREQMNEKYMYGQYFLLNSYYPDLWEGNQNPTAPVYHFNPDSARALFAEAGYKVNAQGVLEKDGKPFAINFITSMEDLRHLTLFQEDLKKVGVVATIEQMSQSTLRKRLDDADFDLYWVNWGAGRLRDPEASWHSSTALQKGTNNLAGVQDKVVDSLIDLQKTEFDLAKRNEILKALDNRLAELVPYVLMWQCDHHRILYWNRFGTPEKVFDHFNREDAIPVYWWLDPAKSAALDKAMKAGESITPPAYDVK; this is encoded by the coding sequence ATGATGAAAAGAAAGATTGTAATAGCCGCGTTGATTGTGTCGGCGATGACCCTTACCGCCTGCAACGAGCAGGATGCGTCTAAGACCGCGAAGTCCGCGGGTGGCGAACTGAACTGCCCCGAACAGCCGGCTGATTCCACCGCCACGGGCGAGTTTGACCCCGTCGCCTCCAAGGATGCACGCCCCTGCGGCGCCATTACTCTTTGGGGTTCCGCGATGCCCAAGTCGTTCAACATGTGGGAAGACTACAACAGCTTCTCCGCCGAGCTCATGGGCATGATGTTCGAACCGCTCGTTAGCCTGCACAGCACCGAGGACCGCGAAGTGGGAATCCTCGCAGACCGCTGGGAGGTGGGCGACGACGGCAAGACGTTCACCTTCCACGTGGACGAACGCGCGCGTTGGAGCGACGGCAAGCCCGTTACCGCCGAGGATGTGCAGTTTTACTACGACGTCATCATGGACGAGAAAAACCTCACGCCAATATTCAAGGTGGGGCTCAGCCGTTTTGAACGTCCGGAAATTTTGGACAGTCTCACCCTCCGCATGACGGCGAAGGAAGTGCACTGGGGCAACTTCTGGGAAGCTGCGGGCATGCTCGCGTTCCCCAAGCACGTTTGGGCTGGCAAGGACTTCAACCAGATCCGCTACGAGTTCCCCGTGGTGAGCGGTCCCTACATCATCAAGACCTTCCGCGAGGACCGTTTTGTGGAACTCAAGCGCCGTGCCGACTGGTGGGGCTTCCACAAGAACTGGAACCGCGGCAAGTACAACTTCCAAAAGATCCGCTACCGCTTTATGAACGACCAGACCAAGGCGCTCGAGGCCTTCAAAAAGCAGGACATTAACGCCTACGCCATTTACACGAGCAGCATTTGGATGAAGCAGACGGACTTTGACGCCGTGCAGAAGGGCTGGGCTGTGAAGCAGCGCATCTTTAACAAGGAACCCATAGGCTTCCAGGGCATGGCCATCAACTTGCGCAAACCCGCGTTCCAGGACGTGCGCGTGCGCCGTGCCCTCAGCATGCTGCTGAACCGCGAGCAGATGAACGAGAAGTACATGTACGGTCAGTACTTTTTGCTGAACAGCTACTACCCCGACCTGTGGGAAGGCAACCAGAATCCCACGGCGCCGGTGTACCACTTTAATCCCGACAGCGCCCGTGCCCTGTTTGCGGAGGCGGGCTACAAGGTGAACGCCCAGGGCGTTTTGGAAAAAGACGGCAAGCCATTTGCCATCAACTTCATTACATCTATGGAGGACCTGCGTCACCTCACGCTGTTCCAGGAAGACCTCAAGAAGGTGGGCGTGGTTGCGACAATCGAGCAAATGAGCCAGAGCACGCTGCGCAAACGCTTGGATGATGCGGACTTTGACCTCTACTGGGTGAACTGGGGTGCGGGCCGCCTTCGCGACCCGGAGGCCAGCTGGCATTCTTCCACCGCCTTGCAAAAGGGGACGAACAACCTGGCGGGAGTGCAGGACAAAGTCGTCGACAGCCTCATCGATTTGCAGAAGACGGAATTTGACCTTGCGAAGCGGAACGAAATCTTGAAGGCGCTCGACAACCGCCTGGCGGAGTTGGTGCCTTACGTGCTCATGTGGCAATGTGACCACCACCGCATCCTCTACTGGAACCGCTTTGGGACGCCCGAAAAGGTTTTTGACCACTTTAACCGCGAAGACGCCATCCCCGTTTACTGGTGGCTAGACCCGGCGAAGTCCGCGGCTCTTGACAAGGCGATGAAAGCAGGCGAGAGCATTACGCCGCCCGCCTACGACGTGAAGTGA
- the acpP gene encoding acyl carrier protein, with amino-acid sequence MTKEEIFKKVTDVLVAKLEVKAEDVKPESEFGNDLGADSLDRVEVVMALEDEFEVEILDSDAEKFTKVADVVAFLEEKKK; translated from the coding sequence ATGACAAAAGAAGAAATTTTCAAGAAAGTGACCGACGTTCTCGTTGCCAAGCTGGAAGTCAAGGCTGAAGATGTGAAGCCTGAATCCGAATTCGGTAACGATCTCGGTGCCGACTCTCTCGACCGCGTTGAAGTGGTGATGGCTCTCGAAGACGAATTCGAAGTCGAAATCCTCGACTCTGACGCCGAAAAGTTCACGAAGGTTGCCGACGTGGTCGCCTTCCTCGAAGAGAAGAAGAAGTAA